A genomic region of Micromonospora sp. NBRC 110009 contains the following coding sequences:
- a CDS encoding GNAT family N-acetyltransferase, with product MTVALRPATEADLMAVGALHQRSRVAAYSSFLPAEALAAPTPEEMGRYWVERLTWERADHRMTVAERDGRLVGFSYLGPDDAGDPATGLLNAIHLAPDERGRGTGRTLMVDALAAMRARGWSRAVLWVLRENLSARRFYERGGWAATGEERADRIGPALVPQLRYARKL from the coding sequence GTGACCGTCGCCCTGCGCCCCGCCACCGAGGCCGACCTGATGGCGGTCGGCGCGCTGCACCAGCGGTCCCGGGTGGCGGCGTACTCGTCGTTCCTGCCGGCGGAGGCGCTGGCCGCGCCGACGCCCGAGGAGATGGGCCGGTACTGGGTGGAGCGGCTGACCTGGGAGCGGGCCGACCACCGGATGACCGTGGCCGAGCGGGACGGGCGGCTGGTCGGCTTCAGCTATCTGGGGCCGGACGACGCCGGGGACCCGGCCACCGGGCTGCTCAATGCGATCCACCTGGCGCCGGACGAGCGGGGGCGGGGCACCGGGCGGACCCTGATGGTCGACGCCCTGGCCGCGATGCGGGCGCGCGGCTGGAGCCGGGCGGTGCTGTGGGTGCTCCGGGAGAACTTGTCCGCCCGCCGCTTCTACGAGCGCGGCGGCTGGGCCGCCACCGGCGAGGAGCGCGCCGACCGGATCGGCCCCGCGCTGGTGCCCCAGCTCCGCTACGCCCGGAAGCTGTAA
- a CDS encoding S1C family serine protease produces the protein MDSEHSERAEDAALDAYSRVVTGVAARVLPSVAALSVRTPRGAGAGSAVVIGPDGQLLTSAHVVQGAGGGTAAFGDGTETRFRVVGADPLSDLAVLRAEQATVPPVELGNADRLRIGQLVVAVGNPMGLAGSVTAGVVSGLGRSLPARDGRVTRLIEDVIQTDAALNPGNSGGALADSAGRVVGVNTAVAGHGLGLAVPINATTRQIIADLTSDGRVRRAWLGVAGVPVPLPPEITARTGQRRGLRVVEVVPGSPAGVAGIYLGDVIVAAGGRPVQDGQGLQRLMLGPAIGTRLPVTVLRKGAYVDVVAVPTELGR, from the coding sequence ATGGACAGCGAGCACAGCGAGCGGGCGGAGGACGCCGCGCTCGACGCGTACTCCCGGGTGGTGACCGGCGTGGCGGCCCGGGTGCTGCCCAGCGTGGCCGCCCTGTCGGTACGGACCCCCCGCGGGGCCGGGGCCGGTTCGGCCGTGGTGATCGGCCCGGACGGGCAGTTGCTCACCAGCGCCCACGTCGTGCAGGGGGCCGGGGGCGGCACGGCCGCCTTCGGTGACGGCACCGAGACCCGGTTCCGGGTGGTCGGGGCCGACCCGCTGTCGGACCTGGCCGTGCTGCGCGCCGAGCAGGCCACCGTGCCGCCGGTGGAGCTGGGCAACGCGGACCGGCTGCGGATCGGCCAGCTCGTGGTGGCGGTCGGCAACCCGATGGGGCTCGCCGGCTCGGTCACCGCCGGGGTGGTCTCCGGCCTGGGCCGGTCCCTGCCAGCGCGGGACGGGCGGGTCACCCGGCTGATCGAGGACGTCATCCAGACCGACGCGGCGCTGAACCCGGGCAACTCGGGCGGCGCGCTGGCCGACTCGGCCGGCCGTGTGGTCGGGGTGAACACGGCGGTCGCCGGGCACGGCCTCGGGCTGGCCGTGCCGATCAACGCGACGACCCGGCAGATCATCGCCGACCTGACCAGCGACGGCCGGGTCCGCCGGGCCTGGCTGGGGGTCGCCGGCGTGCCCGTACCGCTGCCGCCGGAGATCACGGCCCGCACCGGGCAGCGTCGTGGGCTGCGGGTGGTGGAGGTCGTGCCGGGCAGCCCGGCCGGGGTGGCCGGGATCTATCTGGGCGACGTGATCGTGGCGGCCGGCGGCCGGCCGGTACAGGACGGCCAGGGCCTGCAACGGCTGATGCTCGGCCCGGCGATCGGCACCCGCCTGCCGGTCACCGTGCTGCGCAAGGGGGCGTACGTCGACGTGGTGGCGGTCCCCACCGAGCTGGGCCGGTAG
- a CDS encoding cystathionine beta-synthase, which translates to MQYYDNVVELIGNTPLVRLRNVTEGIQATVLAKVEYVNPGGSVKDRIALRMVEDAEQAGILKPGGTIVEPTSGNTGVGLALVAQLKGYKCVFVCPDKVSQDKQDVLRAYGAEVVVCPTAVAPEDPRSYYNVSDRLAREIPGAWKPNQYSNPANPRSHYETTGPEIWQQTEGRITHFIAGVGTGGTISGIGRYLKEASEGRVRVVGADPEGSVYSGGTGRPYLVEGVGEDFWPETYDRTVADEIVEVSDKESFEMTRRLAREEGLLVGGSCGMAVVGALEVARKAGPDDVVVVLLPDSGRGYLSKIFNDKWMARYGFLDDSGTEPTVADALASKPGGLPELVHVHPTETVRDAIDYMREYGVSQLPVLKAEPPVVTGEVAGSIAERDLLDALFTGQAHLHDTIERHMAEPLPMIGGGQPVSEAVALLEKADAALVLVDGKPKGVLTRQDLLAHLGAR; encoded by the coding sequence GTGCAGTACTACGACAACGTCGTCGAGCTGATCGGCAACACCCCGCTGGTACGCCTGCGCAACGTCACCGAGGGCATCCAGGCGACCGTGCTGGCGAAGGTGGAGTACGTCAACCCGGGCGGTTCGGTGAAGGACCGGATCGCGCTGCGGATGGTGGAGGACGCCGAGCAGGCGGGCATCCTCAAGCCGGGTGGCACGATCGTCGAGCCGACCAGCGGCAACACCGGGGTGGGCCTGGCCCTGGTGGCCCAGCTCAAGGGCTACAAGTGCGTCTTCGTCTGCCCGGACAAGGTCAGCCAGGACAAGCAGGACGTGCTGCGCGCGTACGGCGCCGAGGTGGTGGTGTGCCCGACCGCCGTCGCGCCGGAGGACCCGCGCTCCTACTACAACGTCTCCGACCGGCTGGCCCGGGAGATCCCCGGCGCCTGGAAGCCCAACCAGTACAGCAACCCGGCCAACCCGCGCTCGCACTACGAGACCACAGGTCCGGAGATCTGGCAGCAGACCGAGGGGCGGATCACCCACTTCATCGCGGGCGTCGGCACCGGCGGCACCATCTCCGGCATCGGCCGCTACCTGAAGGAGGCCTCGGAGGGGCGGGTCAGGGTCGTCGGCGCCGACCCGGAGGGCTCGGTCTACTCCGGCGGCACCGGCCGGCCCTACCTGGTCGAGGGCGTCGGTGAGGACTTCTGGCCGGAGACGTACGACCGGACCGTCGCCGACGAGATCGTCGAGGTGTCGGACAAGGAGTCGTTCGAGATGACCCGACGGCTGGCCCGCGAGGAGGGCCTGCTGGTCGGCGGCTCGTGCGGCATGGCCGTGGTGGGCGCCCTGGAGGTGGCCCGCAAGGCCGGCCCGGACGACGTGGTCGTGGTGCTGCTGCCGGACAGCGGTCGCGGCTACCTGTCGAAGATCTTCAACGACAAATGGATGGCCCGGTACGGCTTCCTGGACGACTCCGGCACCGAGCCGACCGTGGCCGACGCCCTCGCCAGCAAGCCGGGCGGCCTGCCCGAGCTGGTGCACGTGCACCCGACCGAGACGGTCCGCGACGCCATCGACTACATGCGCGAGTACGGCGTCTCCCAGCTCCCGGTGCTCAAGGCCGAGCCGCCGGTGGTCACCGGCGAGGTCGCCGGCTCGATCGCCGAGCGGGACCTGCTCGACGCGCTCTTCACCGGGCAGGCGCACCTGCACGACACGATCGAGCGGCACATGGCCGAGCCGCTGCCGATGATCGGCGGGGGGCAGCCGGTCAGCGAGGCGGTCGCGCTGCTGGAGAAGGCCGACGCCGCCCTGGTGCTGGTCGACGGCAAGCCGAAGGGCGTGCTGACCCGGCAGGACCTGCTCGCCCACCTCGGCGCCCGCTGA
- a CDS encoding YkvA family protein, giving the protein MAKTLKRSAAFAALARALTTGARSGPSLGARLAALPRMIRATAKGEYDGGLRLALMTAATAYIVSPIDLLPEIPLAVFGLADDAVMVTWLAGSVLAETERFLEWEARRSSVIPGHVVP; this is encoded by the coding sequence ATGGCGAAGACATTGAAGCGGAGCGCGGCCTTCGCGGCGCTGGCTCGGGCGCTGACGACGGGGGCGCGGAGCGGACCGTCGCTGGGCGCCCGGCTGGCGGCACTGCCCCGGATGATCCGGGCCACCGCGAAGGGGGAGTACGACGGCGGCCTCCGGCTGGCCCTGATGACCGCGGCCACGGCGTACATCGTCTCGCCGATCGACCTGCTGCCGGAGATCCCGCTGGCGGTGTTCGGGCTGGCCGACGACGCGGTGATGGTCACCTGGCTGGCCGGCAGCGTGCTCGCCGAGACCGAGCGGTTCCTGGAGTGGGAGGCACGTCGCAGCTCCGTCATCCCCGGACATGTGGTGCCCTGA
- a CDS encoding SGNH/GDSL hydrolase family protein translates to MGDAGSVAPGGWQRARRIARMAAIGTGATMAATAATGGVLLGQARQARRTIPMAEAPPPRCDGVYGAKLPGPPVTMVILGDSSAAGYGVHRRRETPGALLATGLSRRLHRPVRLHRFAVVGALSAGLKPQVESALEVDPDIAVVLVGGNDVTNRTPLSVAVRYLVDAVRTLRATGCEVVVGTCPDLGAIRPIQPPLRWLARRWSRQLAAAQTMAVVEGGGWTVSLGDLLGPRFAAEPARMFAWDRFHPSAEGYAVAAAALLPTVLSALGAGQERRAGLVRGEGVRSLPEAAHEAARHAGTEVSATQVRGRDRGPGGRWAQLRRRAFFGVGAVPQSGPAESPTLEGLA, encoded by the coding sequence ATGGGGGACGCTGGTTCCGTCGCGCCGGGCGGCTGGCAGCGCGCCCGGCGGATCGCCCGGATGGCGGCGATCGGCACGGGCGCCACGATGGCGGCCACCGCCGCCACGGGCGGGGTGCTGCTCGGCCAGGCCCGGCAGGCCCGGCGCACCATCCCGATGGCCGAGGCGCCCCCGCCGCGCTGCGACGGCGTCTACGGCGCCAAGCTTCCCGGCCCGCCGGTCACCATGGTGATCCTCGGCGACTCCTCGGCCGCCGGCTACGGCGTGCACCGCCGCCGCGAGACCCCCGGCGCGCTGCTGGCCACCGGGCTGTCCCGCCGGCTGCACCGGCCGGTCCGGCTGCACCGGTTCGCCGTGGTCGGCGCCCTGTCGGCGGGGCTGAAGCCGCAGGTCGAGTCGGCCCTGGAGGTCGATCCGGACATCGCGGTCGTGCTGGTCGGCGGCAACGACGTCACCAACCGCACTCCGCTCTCGGTGGCCGTGCGTTACCTGGTCGACGCGGTGCGTACGCTGCGCGCCACCGGTTGTGAGGTGGTTGTCGGCACCTGCCCCGATCTGGGCGCGATCCGGCCGATCCAGCCGCCGCTGCGCTGGCTGGCCCGGCGCTGGAGCCGCCAGCTCGCCGCCGCCCAGACGATGGCGGTGGTCGAGGGGGGCGGCTGGACGGTCTCCCTCGGTGACCTGCTCGGTCCCCGCTTCGCCGCCGAGCCGGCCCGGATGTTCGCCTGGGACCGGTTCCACCCGTCCGCTGAGGGGTACGCGGTCGCCGCGGCGGCACTGCTGCCCACCGTGCTGTCCGCGCTCGGCGCCGGCCAGGAACGCCGGGCCGGGCTGGTGCGCGGCGAAGGCGTCCGGTCGCTCCCGGAGGCGGCCCACGAGGCCGCCCGGCACGCCGGCACCGAGGTCAGCGCCACCCAGGTCCGGGGCCGGGACCGGGGTCCCGGCGGGCGCTGGGCGCAGCTGCGGCGGCGTGCCTTCTTCGGCGTCGGTGCGGTGCCGCAGTCCGGCCCGGCGGAGTCACCGACGCTGGAGGGACTGGCATGA
- a CDS encoding SGNH/GDSL hydrolase family protein, whose translation MTQRNELVVRLGRAAALSLVAGTVGGAAVLAGQAIAARSRQYAQPELSLVLRATVGRTGAPPLRLVLLGDSSALGVGVERFEETVGGQLAHLLAEGPTGHRVHLSSVGVSGSRSTDLATQVARALLGERPDVAVILVGANDATALARPGDAAAYLGSAVRRLREAHVEVVVGTCPDLGAVRAVASPLRHVLAWSGRRIARAQTAAVLNAGGSVADLGTETGPVFRADAGTLCHDGYHPSADGYRVWAHALLPVVEAAAAVASRHH comes from the coding sequence ATGACGCAGCGTAACGAGCTTGTGGTCCGGCTGGGTCGGGCCGCGGCGCTCTCCCTGGTCGCCGGCACGGTGGGCGGGGCCGCGGTCCTCGCCGGCCAGGCCATCGCCGCCCGCAGCCGTCAGTACGCGCAGCCCGAGTTGAGCCTCGTGCTGCGAGCCACGGTGGGCCGCACGGGCGCCCCACCGCTGCGGCTGGTGCTGCTCGGCGACTCCTCGGCGCTCGGCGTCGGGGTGGAACGCTTCGAGGAGACGGTCGGCGGCCAGCTCGCGCACCTGCTCGCCGAGGGGCCGACCGGCCACCGGGTGCACCTGTCGAGCGTGGGGGTCTCCGGCTCCCGCTCCACCGACCTGGCCACCCAGGTGGCCCGGGCGCTGCTCGGCGAGCGTCCCGACGTGGCGGTGATCCTGGTCGGGGCGAACGACGCCACCGCGCTGGCCCGTCCGGGGGACGCGGCGGCGTACCTGGGGTCGGCGGTGCGCCGGCTGCGTGAGGCGCACGTCGAGGTGGTCGTGGGCACCTGCCCGGATCTGGGCGCGGTCCGCGCGGTCGCCTCCCCGCTGCGCCACGTGCTGGCCTGGTCCGGCCGACGGATCGCCCGGGCCCAGACGGCGGCCGTGCTGAACGCCGGCGGCAGCGTGGCGGACCTGGGCACCGAGACCGGCCCGGTGTTCCGGGCGGACGCCGGCACGCTCTGCCACGACGGCTACCACCCCTCCGCCGACGGCTACCGGGTCTGGGCGCACGCCCTGCTGCCGGTGGTCGAGGCGGCCGCCGCCGTCGCCTCCCGGCACCACTGA
- a CDS encoding acetyl-CoA C-acetyltransferase, which produces MPIESPRDAVIVATARSPIGRAFKGSLRDVRPDDLAATIVQAALDKVPALDPTTIDDLYLGCGLPGGEQGFNMARVVATLLGLDGLPGATLTRYCASSLQTSRMAMHAIKAGEGDVFISAGVETVSRYARGNSDTLPPEAQALVGGGWENPRFAEARARSTARAQGGAEVWTDPRADGRLPDIYLTMGQTAENLAQVYDITREDMDAFGVRSQNLAEKAIADGFWAREITPVTTPDGTVVSADDGPRPGVTLAAVAGLKPVFRPDGRITAGNCCPLNDGAAAVVIMSAQRARDLALTPLARIVSTGVTALSPEIMGLGPVEASKQALKRAGMTIDDVDLVEINEAFAAQVIPSYRQLGIPEEKLNVMGGAIAVGHPFGMTGARITGTLLNALEWHDKTIGLETMCVGGGQGMAMVLERLN; this is translated from the coding sequence ATGCCGATTGAGTCGCCGCGCGACGCCGTCATCGTCGCCACCGCCCGGTCCCCCATCGGCCGGGCGTTCAAGGGTTCCCTGCGGGACGTCCGCCCGGACGACCTCGCCGCCACCATCGTCCAGGCCGCGCTCGACAAGGTCCCCGCGCTCGACCCCACCACGATCGACGACCTCTACCTGGGCTGCGGGCTGCCCGGCGGTGAGCAGGGCTTCAACATGGCCCGGGTGGTCGCCACCCTGCTCGGCCTGGACGGCCTGCCCGGCGCCACGCTGACCCGCTACTGCGCCTCCTCGCTGCAGACCAGCCGGATGGCGATGCACGCGATCAAGGCCGGCGAGGGTGACGTCTTCATCTCCGCCGGCGTCGAGACCGTCTCCCGGTACGCCCGGGGCAACTCGGACACCCTGCCGCCGGAGGCGCAGGCGCTGGTCGGCGGCGGCTGGGAGAACCCGCGCTTCGCCGAGGCCCGCGCCCGCTCCACGGCCCGCGCCCAGGGCGGCGCCGAGGTGTGGACCGACCCGCGCGCGGACGGCCGGCTCCCCGACATCTACCTCACGATGGGGCAGACCGCGGAGAACCTCGCCCAGGTCTACGACATCACCCGCGAGGACATGGACGCGTTCGGCGTCCGCAGCCAGAACCTGGCCGAGAAGGCCATCGCGGACGGCTTCTGGGCTCGCGAGATCACCCCGGTGACCACGCCCGACGGCACCGTGGTCAGCGCCGACGACGGGCCGCGCCCGGGGGTCACCCTGGCGGCCGTCGCCGGCCTGAAGCCGGTCTTCCGCCCGGACGGTCGGATCACCGCCGGCAACTGCTGCCCGCTCAACGACGGCGCCGCCGCGGTGGTCATCATGAGCGCCCAGCGCGCCCGCGACCTCGCCCTCACCCCGCTCGCCCGGATCGTCTCCACCGGCGTCACCGCGCTGTCGCCGGAGATCATGGGCCTGGGCCCGGTCGAGGCGTCGAAGCAGGCCCTCAAGCGGGCCGGCATGACCATCGACGACGTCGACCTGGTCGAGATCAACGAGGCGTTCGCCGCCCAGGTGATCCCGTCCTACCGGCAGCTCGGCATCCCCGAGGAGAAGCTGAACGTGATGGGCGGCGCGATCGCCGTCGGCCACCCGTTCGGCATGACCGGCGCCCGGATCACCGGCACCCTGCTCAACGCCCTGGAGTGGCACGACAAGACCATCGGTCTGGAGACCATGTGCGTCGGCGGCGGCCAGGGCATGGCCATGGTGCTCGAGCGCCTGAACTGA
- a CDS encoding CYTH and CHAD domain-containing protein produces the protein MATLVERERKYSGDAEFRLPDLTGCGGVATMSDATTLDLDAVYLDTADLRLARSGFALRRRTGGHDAGWHLKVGAAGGARTEYQFPAAPDEVDPPPQLVTLFRAASRGGTVAPAARIVTRRRERRLLDGAGRPLAEVAEDSVEAQDLVSGERQAWHEIEVELVDGDEALLDAVEARLREAGARPVPVSKSHRALGTRLAAARSAAPDPGVAPVLDYATAQRDVLIANHPGAWSGDEEAVHDVRVAVRRLRSTLRTFRGLWDRRESESLRAELRWLGGQLGPVRDSQVMAARLAGAVRAEPDELVLGPVAARIAERFAADLAVALAELRTALDSDRYADLLRRLDALLEGPTARTVDARWVARRVRRAVTRADDRLDRALAGATDDAALHEARKAHKRARYAVEVREPAAGRPAARLVTRLKELQDFLGAHQDSVVTRDVLRRQALRAFADGENAFTYGVLHARQAAAADRDLPGLLRARDRVRQRKVRRWLAE, from the coding sequence ATGGCGACGCTGGTGGAGCGGGAACGCAAGTACTCCGGTGACGCGGAATTCCGGCTGCCCGACCTGACGGGGTGCGGTGGCGTCGCGACCATGTCCGACGCCACCACCCTCGACCTGGACGCGGTCTACCTGGACACCGCCGACCTGCGGCTGGCCCGCAGCGGCTTCGCGCTGCGCCGGCGGACCGGGGGGCACGACGCGGGCTGGCACCTCAAGGTCGGGGCGGCCGGTGGTGCCCGGACCGAGTACCAGTTCCCGGCCGCGCCGGACGAGGTCGACCCGCCCCCGCAGCTGGTCACGCTCTTCCGGGCGGCGTCCCGGGGTGGGACGGTCGCCCCGGCCGCGCGGATCGTCACCCGCCGCCGGGAACGCCGCCTGCTCGACGGCGCCGGCCGCCCGCTGGCCGAGGTCGCCGAGGACAGCGTCGAGGCGCAGGACCTGGTCAGCGGCGAACGGCAGGCGTGGCACGAGATCGAGGTCGAGCTGGTCGACGGCGACGAGGCCCTGCTCGACGCGGTGGAGGCCCGGCTCCGCGAGGCCGGCGCGCGCCCGGTGCCGGTGTCGAAGTCGCATCGCGCCCTCGGCACCCGGCTCGCCGCCGCCCGTTCGGCAGCGCCCGATCCGGGGGTGGCGCCGGTCCTCGACTACGCGACCGCCCAGCGGGACGTGCTGATCGCGAACCATCCGGGGGCGTGGAGCGGCGACGAGGAGGCAGTGCACGACGTGCGGGTCGCCGTCCGCCGGCTCCGCTCCACCCTGCGTACCTTCCGGGGGCTGTGGGACCGGCGGGAGAGCGAGTCGCTGCGGGCGGAGCTGCGCTGGCTGGGCGGGCAGCTCGGGCCGGTCCGGGACAGCCAGGTGATGGCCGCCCGGCTCGCCGGGGCCGTCCGCGCCGAGCCGGACGAGCTGGTGCTCGGGCCGGTCGCGGCGCGGATCGCCGAGCGGTTCGCCGCCGACCTGGCCGTCGCCCTCGCCGAGCTGCGCACGGCGCTCGACTCCGACCGGTACGCCGACCTGCTGCGCCGGCTCGACGCGCTGCTGGAAGGCCCGACGGCCCGGACGGTGGATGCCCGCTGGGTGGCCCGCCGGGTGCGCCGGGCGGTGACCCGCGCGGACGACCGGCTGGACCGGGCGCTGGCCGGCGCGACCGACGACGCGGCGCTGCACGAGGCCCGGAAGGCGCACAAGCGGGCCCGGTACGCGGTGGAGGTGCGTGAGCCGGCCGCCGGGCGGCCCGCCGCCCGGCTGGTGACGCGGCTCAAGGAGCTCCAGGACTTCCTCGGCGCCCACCAGGACTCGGTGGTGACCCGGGACGTGCTGCGCCGGCAGGCGCTACGGGCGTTCGCCGACGGCGAGAACGCCTTCACCTACGGGGTGCTGCACGCCCGGCAGGCCGCGGCGGCCGACCGGGACCTGCCAGGCCTGCTCCGGGCGCGGGACCGGGTCCGGCAGCGGAAGGTCCGGCGCTGGCTGGCGGAGTGA
- a CDS encoding Bax inhibitor-1/YccA family protein, producing the protein MRSANPVLDRLDDVGRTERQVLGVGAVEAMTVADVVSRTVGLLLLTGVTAAVAWVVVPQAVWISAALAGSALASLALVLFISLKQVTNPAVIAAYAVLQGLLLGVASRAFELVYPGIVAQAVIGTFGVFLGMALLYRARVVRATPRLARLVLGTLLGIVALGLVNLVAYLLTGRQGLEVYNLTAQVGWLPYLFSGVAIIAGALSFILDFDLVERSARAGLPRRYAWYCAFGLLVGLIFLYWQILRLLSYVRR; encoded by the coding sequence GTGCGCAGTGCCAACCCGGTGCTGGACCGGCTGGACGACGTGGGCCGGACCGAACGCCAGGTGCTGGGTGTCGGGGCGGTCGAGGCGATGACCGTGGCCGACGTGGTCAGCCGGACGGTGGGCCTGCTGCTGCTCACCGGGGTCACGGCGGCGGTCGCCTGGGTGGTCGTCCCGCAGGCGGTCTGGATCTCGGCGGCGCTCGCCGGCAGCGCCCTGGCCAGCCTCGCGCTGGTGCTGTTCATCTCGCTGAAGCAGGTCACCAACCCGGCGGTGATCGCCGCGTACGCGGTGCTCCAGGGGCTGCTGCTCGGCGTGGCGAGCCGGGCCTTCGAGCTGGTCTACCCGGGGATCGTCGCCCAGGCGGTGATCGGCACCTTCGGCGTCTTCCTCGGCATGGCGCTGCTCTACCGGGCCCGGGTGGTCCGGGCCACCCCGCGGCTGGCCCGGCTGGTGCTCGGCACGCTCCTCGGGATCGTCGCGCTCGGCCTGGTCAACCTGGTCGCCTACCTGCTCACCGGGCGGCAGGGGCTGGAGGTCTACAACCTGACCGCCCAGGTCGGCTGGCTGCCGTACCTCTTCTCGGGGGTGGCGATCATCGCCGGGGCGTTGAGCTTCATCCTCGACTTCGACCTGGTCGAGCGGTCCGCCCGCGCCGGCCTGCCCCGCCGGTACGCCTGGTACTGCGCGTTCGGGCTGCTGGTCGGGTTGATCTTCCTGTACTGGCAGATCCTCCGCCTGCTCAGCTACGTCCGCCGCTGA
- a CDS encoding Bax inhibitor-1/YccA family protein, which yields MKTSNPVLSRLGQAAARERAAGYAQPGPYGQPGYPQQYQPYPQQYPAGPGYPAAPPAVTPMTLDDVVVKTVMLLGIVGIFAAAAWVLVPDALVGVALMGAIVVTLVLGLIISFSRVANPALVVTYSIVEGVLVGMVSKAFESFYDGIVLQATVATFGVFFLMAMLYKARVIRATPKFTRIMIAVIGGLFAVMLINLMLALFGVNTHLRDGSKLAIVFSLVCIVVAALSFVLNFAQIEDGVRMGLPQRYSWTAAFGIVVGLVWLYFEILRLLSYFQGDD from the coding sequence GTGAAGACCTCGAACCCGGTGCTCTCCCGGCTCGGTCAGGCGGCCGCGCGGGAGCGGGCGGCCGGGTACGCCCAGCCCGGGCCGTACGGTCAGCCCGGATATCCACAGCAGTACCAGCCCTACCCGCAGCAGTACCCGGCCGGCCCCGGTTACCCGGCGGCCCCGCCCGCCGTGACCCCGATGACTCTGGACGACGTGGTCGTCAAGACGGTCATGCTGCTCGGCATCGTTGGCATCTTCGCCGCGGCCGCCTGGGTGCTCGTTCCGGACGCCCTGGTCGGTGTCGCCTTGATGGGCGCCATCGTCGTGACGCTGGTGCTCGGCCTGATCATCTCGTTCTCCCGGGTGGCCAACCCGGCACTGGTGGTGACGTACTCGATCGTCGAGGGCGTCCTCGTCGGCATGGTCAGCAAGGCGTTCGAGTCGTTCTACGACGGCATCGTGCTCCAGGCAACGGTGGCGACCTTCGGCGTCTTCTTCCTGATGGCGATGCTCTACAAGGCGCGGGTCATCCGGGCCACCCCGAAGTTCACCCGGATCATGATCGCGGTCATCGGTGGCCTCTTCGCGGTCATGCTGATCAACCTGATGCTGGCGCTGTTCGGCGTCAACACCCACCTGCGCGACGGCAGCAAGCTGGCCATCGTGTTCAGCCTGGTCTGCATCGTGGTCGCGGCGTTGAGCTTCGTGCTCAACTTCGCCCAGATCGAGGACGGCGTCCGGATGGGGCTCCCGCAGCGCTACTCCTGGACCGCCGCTTTCGGCATCGTGGTCGGCCTGGTCTGGCTCTACTTTGAGATTCTGCGCCTGCTCAGCTACTTCCAGGGCGACGACTGA